From Prevotella melaninogenica, the proteins below share one genomic window:
- a CDS encoding TonB-dependent receptor, which yields MSISSIVHLYKRMLIVGFLSLWSFPMFAQLQPTEIKVIDAENGNSIEFATVQWKGLNAPTYTNSTTTNRKGIAKLSASSNQKLMLMVSYVGYQTITDTITANGKRYTIRLLPESTELADVVVVGKTRAQILRESPEAVSVINAKELQGRSISLETVLNKTIGLKVGQTGGLGSSSRIIVHGLEGNRIQILWDGIPMSTSDGAFSLDEIPIDIIERIEVYKSIIPARFGCDGLGGAVNIVTKEFSTDYLDASYEFGSYQTHKGSVFSRKNFPKSGILLGAGGYYTSAKNDYSFRVPERENLLVRRDHDHFRSYMLKGKIAFTKLWLDEISTEFGYYNRFNEIQGILKNIQHAENKSGMFMLENKLIKSGMLNDRLNFESHFSLSHTTNNFVDTARVNHDFEGNIYPSPNGQGETGDVPHNSNDKGLEINERINFDYKLSANHSLNLNTLINYARRQPSDNIASQHAGFVIGGFPSKKTSFISGLTWESKLFDKKLTNMLSAKYFHLHSEIEDLTSYEMIEAPKKKNNTTSQIGWIEAIKYEPFRGFHLKASYQRAIRLPNSQELFGDGIITFPAAGLRPEKSHNFNLGFLIDKNDVLGLSRLQFEVNSFYMQVSDMIKLMKQHMAAGYVNAEKVHIKGIETEIKLDISPTVYAYGNLTYQDVRDVLNYLPGTQAPNPTKGLRLPNIPYLFANFGAEYHSNRLFKNWYVKAFWDGKFTEEFFYFWELTELQKRRIPRSFVNDIGLLLTYKSKYSVALECHNIMNKEVWDQFRQPLAGRTLHLKFRYVFSKGIF from the coding sequence ATGTCAATCAGCTCAATAGTCCATTTATACAAAAGAATGCTCATTGTCGGCTTTCTATCGTTGTGGTCTTTTCCTATGTTTGCACAACTGCAACCAACAGAAATAAAAGTTATTGATGCAGAAAATGGGAACAGTATAGAATTTGCCACCGTACAATGGAAAGGTTTGAATGCTCCAACGTACACGAATAGTACGACTACAAACAGGAAAGGTATTGCAAAACTAAGTGCATCAAGTAATCAAAAACTTATGCTTATGGTAAGTTATGTCGGTTATCAGACCATTACCGATACGATTACTGCAAATGGGAAGCGTTATACCATAAGACTACTCCCGGAATCAACAGAGCTGGCAGATGTAGTCGTAGTAGGAAAAACAAGAGCACAAATACTCAGAGAGTCGCCTGAAGCAGTTTCTGTAATAAATGCGAAAGAACTTCAAGGCAGATCTATTTCGTTAGAAACCGTTTTGAATAAAACCATAGGTTTGAAAGTCGGACAGACCGGTGGCTTGGGGAGCAGTTCGAGAATTATTGTTCATGGATTGGAAGGAAACCGCATTCAAATCTTATGGGACGGAATACCAATGAGTACTTCTGACGGGGCTTTTTCTCTTGATGAAATTCCGATAGACATTATAGAAAGAATAGAAGTCTATAAGAGTATCATACCCGCCCGTTTCGGATGTGATGGATTGGGGGGAGCCGTCAATATCGTTACTAAAGAGTTTAGTACGGATTATTTAGATGCCTCGTATGAATTCGGATCTTACCAAACACACAAAGGAAGTGTCTTCTCTCGCAAGAATTTTCCAAAGAGTGGCATTCTACTCGGTGCGGGAGGTTATTATACATCTGCAAAGAATGACTACTCTTTCAGAGTTCCCGAGAGAGAAAATCTGTTAGTAAGACGTGACCACGACCATTTTCGTTCGTATATGTTGAAGGGAAAAATTGCTTTCACGAAACTTTGGCTCGATGAGATTAGTACCGAGTTCGGGTATTACAATCGTTTCAATGAAATCCAAGGTATCTTAAAAAACATACAACATGCCGAAAACAAATCAGGAATGTTTATGTTGGAAAACAAATTGATAAAAAGCGGAATGCTGAACGACCGCCTTAACTTTGAGTCCCATTTCTCCCTTTCACATACAACAAACAATTTTGTGGATACGGCACGAGTTAATCACGATTTCGAAGGAAACATATATCCGAGTCCGAATGGACAGGGAGAAACAGGGGATGTTCCTCACAACTCGAATGACAAAGGATTGGAAATCAATGAACGTATCAATTTTGATTACAAGTTGTCCGCCAATCACAGTTTGAATCTGAACACACTTATTAACTACGCTAGAAGACAACCGAGCGACAACATTGCAAGTCAGCATGCAGGTTTTGTTATCGGAGGATTTCCCAGTAAAAAGACCAGTTTCATTTCGGGGTTGACTTGGGAGTCAAAACTCTTTGATAAGAAACTGACGAATATGCTTTCCGCAAAGTATTTCCACCTCCATTCCGAGATAGAAGATTTGACTTCATACGAGATGATTGAGGCTCCGAAGAAAAAGAACAATACGACCTCACAAATAGGCTGGATAGAGGCTATAAAATACGAGCCCTTCAGAGGTTTTCACTTGAAAGCATCTTACCAGCGGGCAATACGCCTTCCCAATTCACAAGAACTATTCGGTGATGGTATCATCACCTTTCCTGCAGCCGGATTGAGACCAGAGAAAAGCCACAACTTCAATCTGGGGTTCTTAATAGACAAAAATGATGTCCTCGGATTATCGCGATTGCAGTTTGAAGTGAACAGCTTTTATATGCAGGTAAGCGATATGATAAAACTGATGAAACAACACATGGCAGCCGGATATGTAAACGCAGAAAAGGTACATATTAAAGGTATAGAAACCGAAATAAAATTGGACATATCGCCAACGGTCTATGCCTACGGAAATCTAACTTATCAGGATGTGCGTGATGTCTTGAACTATTTACCCGGTACCCAAGCCCCCAATCCGACAAAAGGATTGCGACTACCGAACATTCCCTATTTGTTCGCCAACTTCGGGGCGGAGTATCACAGCAACCGATTATTCAAGAATTGGTATGTCAAGGCTTTCTGGGACGGCAAATTTACTGAGGAGTTCTTCTACTTCTGGGAACTTACCGAATTACAGAAACGACGTATTCCCCGCAGTTTCGTCAATGACATAGGGCTATTGTTGACCTACAAAAGCAAATATTCCGTAGCCTTGGAATGCCATAATATAATGAACAAAGAAGTTTGGGACCAATTCCGCCAACCATTGGCAGGACGGACACTTCACCTCAAATTCAGATATGTCTTCTCAAAAGGAATTTTCTAA
- a CDS encoding ABC transporter ATP-binding protein, with protein MDKQKVRPLDEERESRSLLSNAVVILHLILGTLPILLVVWAVDKLINGTLPPIIVWGIGGIMILFAMLRGVFYGTSIWRAHRSAYNALTRLRLRIISHLQRLPLGFFQERKVGDLVNIINHDVEQIEIYLAHGLPEILSATLFPVLLWVIIMVLDWRLGLSLISLLPVAFLLQMAVKTLWGKSFQHFMESTQKMSEDLLEYVATISVIKVFSNEENRTEQVLGGMRDYIRWVKRSMFSVTVPMTLITMFLEGGIVVMTLIGLWMMSSGELTVARFILALILGGLFSSSFAKLATFQHFRIIYGQSLAKVQSITEVQTKETADKKTDTTQTDVCFEHVTFSYPNKKDNALKDVCLQFPRGSHTAIVGESGSGKTTLASLMMGFWHPQTGTIRLGGENIMEFSERNIADYFSMVQQEVFLFNTSIRDNICIGRPTATQKEVEMAAERARIHDFIMGLPNGYDTLAGEAGIKFSGGEKQRISIARMLLKDSPIIILDEATAALDGENEKLIQEALDELQRNKTVITIAHRLNTIQDMERIVVMDKGQVVSKGTHQELMKDCSLYRNMTETQEQVSKWQLKEEEE; from the coding sequence ATGGATAAACAAAAAGTCAGACCCCTTGATGAGGAACGGGAGAGCCGTAGCCTGCTCTCCAATGCTGTGGTTATATTGCACCTTATTTTAGGCACACTCCCTATACTGCTTGTAGTGTGGGCTGTGGACAAGTTGATAAATGGCACGCTCCCTCCCATAATAGTTTGGGGTATTGGAGGAATAATGATACTATTCGCAATGCTTCGAGGCGTATTCTATGGAACCTCGATTTGGCGCGCACACCGGTCGGCTTACAATGCCCTTACACGATTGAGGTTGCGTATCATAAGTCATTTGCAACGCTTGCCGCTCGGTTTCTTTCAAGAACGGAAAGTTGGCGACTTGGTGAATATTATTAACCACGATGTGGAACAAATTGAAATTTATTTAGCACATGGATTACCCGAAATCCTTTCGGCTACGCTTTTTCCAGTCTTACTCTGGGTAATCATTATGGTGTTAGACTGGCGTTTGGGGCTGTCGCTCATTTCTCTTTTGCCTGTGGCATTTCTTCTGCAAATGGCTGTCAAAACACTTTGGGGAAAGAGCTTTCAACACTTTATGGAAAGTACGCAAAAAATGTCGGAAGACCTTTTGGAATATGTGGCTACCATATCGGTAATCAAAGTCTTCAGTAACGAGGAAAACAGAACGGAACAGGTACTTGGTGGTATGCGCGACTACATCCGTTGGGTAAAGCGGAGCATGTTTAGCGTTACCGTTCCCATGACATTGATAACGATGTTCTTGGAAGGTGGTATCGTGGTAATGACTCTTATTGGACTATGGATGATGAGTTCGGGCGAATTAACTGTAGCTCGTTTTATCCTTGCCTTGATATTGGGCGGATTGTTCTCGTCCTCCTTTGCTAAGTTGGCTACATTCCAACATTTCCGAATCATCTATGGTCAGTCGTTGGCAAAAGTACAGTCCATTACAGAGGTACAGACAAAGGAAACAGCGGACAAGAAAACAGATACGACACAGACGGATGTTTGTTTCGAGCATGTTACATTCTCCTATCCAAACAAGAAAGACAATGCGCTGAAAGATGTATGTCTTCAATTTCCGAGAGGAAGCCATACTGCTATCGTCGGCGAGTCAGGGTCGGGAAAAACCACGCTGGCAAGTTTGATGATGGGGTTCTGGCACCCCCAAACAGGGACTATCCGACTGGGAGGAGAGAATATTATGGAATTCTCCGAACGTAATATCGCTGATTATTTTTCGATGGTACAGCAGGAGGTTTTTCTCTTTAACACAAGTATTCGGGACAATATTTGTATTGGAAGACCTACCGCCACACAAAAGGAAGTGGAAATGGCAGCAGAGCGTGCCCGTATTCATGATTTTATCATGGGCTTGCCGAATGGTTATGATACGCTGGCAGGCGAAGCCGGCATAAAATTCTCTGGCGGAGAAAAACAGCGTATTTCCATTGCTCGAATGTTGCTCAAAGACTCTCCAATAATTATTCTCGATGAAGCCACTGCCGCATTGGACGGAGAGAATGAGAAACTAATCCAAGAAGCTCTTGATGAATTGCAGCGCAACAAGACCGTCATTACCATTGCTCACCGTCTCAATACTATTCAGGATATGGAGCGTATTGTTGTGATGGACAAAGGGCAGGTTGTGTCAAAAGGAACACACCAAGAACTGATGAAAGACTGTTCTCTGTACCGCAATATGACGGAAACGCAAGAGCAAGTAAGTAAATGGCAATTAAAAGAAGAGGAGGAATAA